Proteins encoded by one window of Maridesulfovibrio bastinii DSM 16055:
- a CDS encoding amino acid ABC transporter ATP-binding protein encodes MPMIEIKNLHKWYGDFHVLKGLNDHVDKGEVLVICGPSGSGKSTFIRCINRLEGYQKGEILFNGKDILDPSMNINDLRAEIGIVFQQFNLYPHLTVLKNVTLAPTKVKNVPRAEAEETALYLLERVGIHDQAHKYPAELSGGQQQRVAIARALAMKPKAMLFDEPTSALDPEMINEVLNVMKDLAREGMTMLCVTHEMGFAREVADRVIFMDAGEVVEQSSPEEFFKNPKSERTKKFLNEIL; translated from the coding sequence ATGCCGATGATCGAAATTAAAAATCTTCATAAATGGTATGGCGATTTTCATGTTCTTAAAGGTCTGAATGACCATGTTGATAAGGGTGAAGTGCTTGTTATCTGTGGTCCGAGCGGATCAGGTAAGAGTACTTTTATCCGTTGTATCAACAGATTGGAAGGATATCAGAAAGGTGAAATCCTGTTTAATGGTAAAGACATACTTGATCCCAGTATGAACATTAACGATTTACGGGCTGAAATCGGTATCGTTTTTCAGCAGTTCAATCTGTATCCTCATCTTACCGTGCTCAAAAATGTTACTTTGGCACCTACAAAGGTTAAAAATGTTCCTAGAGCCGAAGCGGAAGAGACCGCTTTGTATCTTCTGGAACGGGTAGGCATACACGATCAGGCACATAAGTATCCTGCAGAATTATCAGGCGGACAGCAGCAGAGGGTTGCTATTGCAAGGGCTCTTGCTATGAAACCTAAAGCAATGCTTTTTGATGAGCCTACATCAGCCCTTGATCCTGAAATGATTAATGAGGTTCTTAACGTAATGAAGGACCTTGCGCGTGAAGGAATGACCATGCTTTGCGTAACCCATGAAATGGGATTTGCAAGAGAAGTTGCGGACCGGGTTATTTTTATGGATGCCGGTGAAGTTGTTGAGCAGTCATCTCCTGAAGAATTTTTCAAAAATCCTAAGAGTGAACGAACTAAAAAGTTCCTAAATGAAATTTTATAG
- a CDS encoding ABC transporter substrate-binding protein: MRKLSMMVALVLAFVLCASMSFADRLQDIKDRGVLICGVKDAVVPFGFVDEKTNELVGFDIDVCKYIAGKLGVKADFKPVTSATRIPMVAQGSIDIAAASMTHKIARDETIDFSITYFMDGQKILVKKDSGIKSVADLDGKKVGTAKGSTSEQNILASQPNCRVLSFEGYPQSFLALKQGKVKAVTTDSTILLGLKNSDPNPDQWEIVGDFISPEPYGIGLPENESNLRDAINIALMDMWRSGEYVKTYNKWFGADTKYNLPLTWKMELWP, from the coding sequence ATGAGAAAATTATCAATGATGGTTGCACTGGTTTTGGCATTTGTGCTTTGCGCTTCAATGTCTTTTGCCGACCGGTTGCAGGATATCAAGGATCGCGGAGTTTTGATCTGCGGTGTTAAGGATGCGGTTGTTCCATTTGGTTTTGTTGATGAGAAGACTAATGAGCTTGTTGGTTTTGATATTGATGTATGCAAATACATCGCAGGCAAACTGGGTGTTAAGGCCGATTTCAAACCTGTAACCTCCGCAACTCGTATTCCTATGGTTGCTCAGGGTTCCATTGATATCGCAGCTGCTTCTATGACTCATAAAATCGCTCGTGATGAAACTATTGACTTTTCCATTACCTACTTCATGGACGGTCAGAAAATTCTTGTTAAAAAAGATTCCGGAATTAAATCTGTAGCTGATCTCGATGGTAAAAAAGTCGGAACAGCAAAAGGTTCAACTTCTGAACAGAATATTCTTGCTTCACAGCCTAACTGCAGGGTCCTCTCCTTTGAAGGTTATCCCCAGTCTTTCCTCGCTCTCAAGCAGGGTAAGGTTAAAGCTGTTACCACAGATTCAACTATCCTCCTCGGACTTAAAAACTCCGACCCCAATCCTGATCAGTGGGAAATCGTAGGTGATTTTATTTCTCCTGAACCTTACGGAATCGGACTGCCTGAAAATGAATCAAATCTTCGTGACGCAATCAATATTGCTCTCATGGATATGTGGCGTTCCGGTGAGTATGTAAAAACTTACAATAAATGGTTCGGAGCTGACACCAAATACAATCTTCCCCTTACCTGGAAGATGGAATTGTGGCCCTAG
- a CDS encoding amino acid ABC transporter permease, which yields MNYQFNWDLVLSGKYADWIVDGVILTLKISAISIVLALILGTLVAVMRMSKAKPLEWLSFAYIEFFRNTPLLVQIFFWYFGSYSVLPDFVNTWLYDHDFEFAAGVISLTVYSSAFFAEEIRAGIYSIPKNQLEASRATGLSFMQAYWYVILPQAFRIIIPPLISQSLNLIKNSSLVMTIGVMELTYMARQIESYTFHGFEAFTVATVIYLIISLVTSFCINMYNKHFLLQIKY from the coding sequence TTGAATTATCAGTTTAATTGGGATTTGGTTCTGTCAGGAAAGTATGCTGACTGGATTGTAGACGGAGTCATCCTTACCTTAAAAATTTCTGCTATTTCTATTGTTCTCGCTCTTATTTTGGGAACTCTAGTAGCTGTAATGCGCATGTCAAAGGCCAAGCCGCTTGAATGGCTGAGCTTTGCTTATATCGAGTTTTTCCGTAATACCCCTTTACTTGTCCAGATTTTCTTCTGGTATTTCGGTTCATACTCGGTTTTACCAGATTTCGTGAATACATGGCTGTATGATCATGACTTTGAATTTGCTGCAGGCGTAATCTCGCTTACTGTTTATTCTTCTGCCTTTTTTGCAGAAGAGATCAGGGCCGGTATCTATTCCATACCTAAAAACCAATTGGAAGCATCAAGGGCAACCGGTCTAAGTTTTATGCAGGCTTACTGGTATGTAATTCTTCCACAGGCTTTTAGAATTATCATTCCTCCGCTTATTTCCCAATCTCTCAACCTGATTAAAAACTCCTCACTTGTAATGACTATCGGAGTTATGGAGCTGACCTATATGGCCCGTCAGATCGAGTCATATACGTTCCACGGTTTTGAAGCATTTACAGTCGCAACAGTTATCTATCTGATCATATCCCTTGTGACTTCGTTCTGCATCAATATGTACAATAAGCATTTCTTGCTGCAAATAAAATACTAG
- a CDS encoding amino acid ABC transporter permease: MQWDVVWNNFDYFLWGAFPNGPIGGLAASIILAVLGIFGAFWIGLAAGLMRLSRNKLTKAVAVIYIEVIRGVPLLMLIFWFYFLAPVVLGESLPEFNCALIAFIIFTGAYIAEIVKAGVVALPKGQMEAARGSGLSHYQAMRYVILPQALRNMIPSFVNQFVSLTKDTSLAYIIGVNELTRTATQVNNRTLSSPTEIFITIAVLYFIVCYALTMTSRRMEKHLARYQARDR; encoded by the coding sequence GTGCAATGGGATGTAGTTTGGAATAACTTTGATTACTTTCTTTGGGGAGCTTTTCCCAACGGCCCTATCGGGGGACTTGCCGCCAGTATTATTCTGGCGGTTCTCGGTATTTTCGGAGCGTTCTGGATAGGACTTGCCGCAGGTCTTATGAGACTTTCACGCAATAAGCTCACCAAGGCTGTTGCTGTTATTTATATTGAAGTCATAAGGGGTGTTCCTCTCCTTATGCTTATCTTCTGGTTTTATTTTCTGGCTCCGGTTGTTCTTGGCGAATCTTTACCTGAATTCAACTGTGCGCTTATAGCTTTTATTATCTTTACAGGAGCTTACATTGCTGAAATTGTTAAGGCAGGTGTTGTAGCTCTTCCTAAAGGTCAGATGGAAGCTGCCCGCGGTTCCGGTCTGTCACATTATCAGGCCATGCGTTATGTCATTTTACCGCAGGCTTTGAGAAATATGATCCCTTCATTCGTCAATCAGTTCGTATCACTTACAAAAGATACATCTCTGGCTTATATCATCGGTGTTAATGAACTTACGCGTACTGCAACACAGGTAAATAATAGAACTTTGTCTTCGCCTACGGAAATTTTTATAACGATTGCAGTTCTTTATTTTATAGTTTGTTATGCTCTCACAATGACCAGCCGTAGAATGGAAAAACATCTTGCACGATATCAGGCCAGAGACAGATAA
- the deoC gene encoding deoxyribose-phosphate aldolase produces MEIIKDLSSYMDHTFLKQTATAEDISRICDEAVKFGFATVCVNPCHVKQAAKILGNENIGVCSVIGFPLGSSQTEVKMVEAMRAVENGADELDMVVNIGALKEGDLNLFLKDIFLTVQGAGSVPVKAIIETGCLTDEEKKTACKLAVTAGASYVKTCTGFGPGKAEVSDIKLMRETVGPDIGVKASGGIKTYKQAIALIEAGASRIGASASIDIVKGIRND; encoded by the coding sequence ATGGAAATTATTAAAGATCTTTCATCTTACATGGATCATACTTTTCTTAAACAAACTGCGACAGCTGAAGACATTTCAAGAATTTGTGACGAAGCGGTTAAATTCGGTTTTGCCACAGTCTGTGTTAATCCATGTCACGTCAAACAAGCTGCTAAAATTTTAGGTAATGAAAATATTGGAGTTTGCTCAGTCATCGGTTTTCCTCTTGGCAGTTCTCAGACCGAGGTAAAAATGGTCGAAGCCATGCGTGCCGTGGAAAATGGAGCTGATGAGCTTGATATGGTTGTAAATATCGGTGCATTGAAGGAAGGTGATCTCAACCTTTTTTTGAAGGATATTTTTTTAACGGTTCAGGGTGCGGGAAGTGTTCCGGTAAAAGCCATTATCGAAACAGGCTGTCTAACTGATGAAGAAAAGAAAACAGCGTGCAAACTTGCCGTTACTGCCGGAGCTTCTTATGTTAAAACCTGTACCGGATTTGGTCCCGGCAAAGCAGAGGTTTCGGATATAAAACTTATGCGTGAGACAGTCGGTCCTGATATCGGTGTCAAAGCAAGTGGCGGTATTAAAACCTATAAACAGGCAATAGCCCTGATAGAAGCTGGCGCCAGCCGTATTGGTGCCTCGGCTTCCATAGATATAGTTAAGGGGATAAGGAATGACTGA
- a CDS encoding precorrin-8X methylmutase → MTDGVELLRVVKPSDIEKKSFEIIDSEVPDPKPFSGIEWQIVRRMIHTTADFELVDLVRFHPEAVSAGLNALRNGCSVVTDTEMARCGIPMRRMTPLNCSVACFMNDPDVIKRAQRESITRAVAALDLAAASNTPAIYVIGNAPTALIRLVERIKDDPHFSPSLVIGMPVGFVNAAESKKLLLMQSKIPYISVEGRKGGSAMAACVVNALAEVVLKERGLSGNISC, encoded by the coding sequence ATGACTGATGGTGTTGAGTTGTTAAGAGTTGTAAAACCTTCAGATATAGAAAAAAAATCTTTTGAAATTATTGATTCTGAGGTCCCTGATCCCAAACCTTTTTCCGGTATTGAATGGCAGATTGTCAGACGGATGATCCACACAACAGCTGATTTTGAGCTGGTTGATCTCGTGAGATTTCATCCTGAAGCTGTTTCCGCCGGCTTAAATGCTCTTAGAAATGGTTGTTCTGTGGTTACGGATACAGAGATGGCCCGGTGCGGTATCCCCATGCGCAGAATGACTCCTTTGAATTGCAGTGTTGCATGCTTTATGAATGATCCTGATGTGATAAAGAGGGCTCAAAGAGAATCGATAACCAGAGCGGTCGCCGCATTGGATCTGGCTGCCGCCAGTAATACTCCGGCAATTTATGTAATCGGAAATGCACCAACTGCTCTGATAAGACTTGTAGAAAGAATTAAAGATGATCCACATTTTTCACCTTCTCTTGTCATTGGCATGCCGGTAGGTTTTGTTAATGCTGCTGAATCTAAAAAGTTATTACTTATGCAGAGTAAAATTCCATACATTTCAGTTGAAGGTAGGAAAGGCGGGTCTGCTATGGCTGCCTGTGTCGTGAATGCTCTAGCGGAAGTTGTTTTAAAAGAGAGGGGGCTGAGCGGAAATATCAGTTGCTGA
- a CDS encoding EAL domain-containing protein, whose amino-acid sequence MEEGKRPGKIFSHRSRKQGRSISKDLSLYLVIALAIIMGVVSGYEYFGRSQMIRRDLRETADNYIYNLTQAVSAPVWNFDLPSLKKMCDAYTTNGNFAFLKITDNSGKMLYSFVRPVSNDNFVERSKDIVMGTEKIGKVRFGLSTIEYERTLNWILFISGLTFLVSVFTIYIITDRLLAGFIRKPLLDLLEGMDRVALGDFSFRFEKLKYRELAEIADRFNRMSSEVSSREKRLEEVNKALVLEVGERRKASESLLKSEKKYRALVETTSEGFMMINDNHDLMDVNPAFCRMLGYSRGEILGSPLSAVIGSSAAYSLVKHARSDSEFELSVNTKKGQPIDIYIHAAKLFESESVELTFAFITDISEYKKLAEALKASEEEYRTIAENTYDWEMWIHCNSSVRYVSPSCERISGYKVEDFISGNIKVLEILHPDDRHLWEQFLSDPDSQQENLDLRLFKKDGLMCWVSLAGHEVFDSDEESLGIRLTLRDITKRKFMEKQLHYEALHDPLTGLANRNLCLDRIIHSLERAARRDDYHFAVVFMDLDRFKVVNDSLGHSVGDKLLIEVSKKLLSEIRELDTVSRFGGDEFVILLEELGEPDEAVKIIDRLDAKLKEPMILEGHTLSLEASYGVVLDPAGHGEPDKILQNANIAMHQAKDSESSKIKVFNPEMLDQARLAMTMQNDLKNSIENNDFYLVYQPVYSLLENKIVGFEALVRWEHPEKGLIMPGEFIPVSEESRTIIELGKWIINRACEQTSQLISNYKNAEDIVISVNVSAKQFTDPDLLKIVLAALNANKLSSANIKIDITETAIMERHDLAVEILDKLNSAGVKVSIDDFGTGYSSMSNLQSFPLEQLKIDLSFVSQIDQSTENMEIVRAIVNLAHNLGLNVVAEGIENEQQQNILMGLGCEYGQGYYYSRPVSFDAVENYFRTGVLEEK is encoded by the coding sequence ATGGAAGAAGGCAAAAGGCCTGGAAAGATCTTTTCTCATAGAAGCAGGAAACAGGGACGGTCTATATCCAAAGATCTTTCGCTGTATCTTGTGATTGCCCTTGCAATAATTATGGGAGTTGTCTCGGGTTATGAATATTTTGGCCGTTCGCAGATGATTCGTAGAGATCTTAGGGAAACGGCAGATAACTATATTTATAATCTTACTCAGGCCGTATCAGCACCCGTCTGGAATTTTGATCTACCTTCCCTGAAAAAAATGTGTGACGCCTACACAACGAATGGAAATTTTGCATTTTTAAAAATTACCGATAATTCCGGCAAGATGCTGTATTCTTTTGTTCGTCCGGTTTCCAACGATAATTTTGTTGAGCGGTCAAAAGATATAGTAATGGGAACTGAGAAAATAGGTAAGGTTCGTTTCGGCCTTTCAACTATTGAATATGAGCGCACACTGAATTGGATTCTTTTCATCTCTGGCCTGACCTTTCTTGTCAGTGTTTTTACCATCTACATAATCACCGATAGACTGCTTGCAGGATTTATCAGAAAGCCTTTACTTGATCTGCTCGAAGGAATGGACCGTGTTGCTCTGGGCGATTTTTCCTTTAGATTTGAAAAATTAAAATATCGTGAACTTGCTGAAATAGCAGATAGATTTAATAGAATGAGTTCAGAAGTCTCAAGCCGTGAAAAAAGGCTTGAAGAAGTTAACAAGGCTCTTGTTCTTGAAGTAGGCGAAAGGCGGAAGGCTTCTGAATCTCTATTGAAAAGTGAAAAAAAATATCGCGCCCTCGTTGAAACCACTTCCGAGGGATTCATGATGATTAACGACAATCATGATTTAATGGATGTGAATCCTGCTTTTTGCAGAATGCTCGGTTACAGCAGAGGTGAAATACTGGGCAGTCCTCTTTCCGCGGTGATAGGATCTTCGGCTGCATACTCTCTGGTAAAACATGCCAGAAGCGATAGTGAATTTGAGCTTTCGGTAAATACAAAGAAAGGCCAGCCTATTGATATTTATATACATGCCGCCAAATTATTTGAATCTGAAAGTGTTGAACTTACTTTTGCCTTTATTACAGATATTTCAGAATATAAGAAACTTGCGGAAGCTCTGAAAGCCTCTGAAGAGGAGTACAGAACTATCGCTGAAAATACGTATGACTGGGAAATGTGGATTCACTGTAATAGTTCTGTAAGATATGTCAGTCCGTCATGCGAGAGAATTTCAGGCTATAAAGTTGAGGATTTTATTTCCGGTAATATTAAGGTGCTTGAAATATTGCATCCTGATGACCGTCATTTGTGGGAGCAATTTTTATCTGACCCTGATTCGCAGCAGGAAAATCTGGACCTGCGGCTGTTTAAAAAAGACGGACTTATGTGCTGGGTCTCTCTGGCCGGACATGAGGTCTTTGATTCTGATGAAGAGTCACTGGGTATAAGACTCACATTAAGAGATATTACCAAGCGTAAATTTATGGAGAAGCAGCTTCATTATGAAGCTCTGCATGATCCTCTTACAGGGCTTGCCAATCGCAATTTGTGTCTGGACAGAATTATTCATTCACTGGAACGTGCGGCAAGACGAGATGATTATCATTTTGCGGTCGTTTTTATGGATTTGGACAGGTTTAAGGTTGTTAATGACAGCCTTGGACATTCAGTTGGAGATAAACTGCTTATAGAGGTTTCCAAAAAACTGCTGAGTGAAATTAGAGAACTTGATACTGTTTCAAGATTTGGCGGGGATGAGTTTGTAATCCTGCTTGAGGAACTTGGTGAACCTGACGAGGCTGTGAAAATTATAGATCGCCTTGATGCTAAATTAAAGGAACCGATGATCTTGGAAGGGCATACTCTTTCACTTGAAGCAAGTTATGGTGTTGTTCTTGATCCTGCTGGACATGGTGAGCCAGATAAAATTTTGCAAAATGCCAATATAGCAATGCATCAGGCCAAAGACAGTGAAAGTAGTAAAATCAAGGTCTTTAATCCTGAGATGCTTGATCAGGCCAGATTGGCAATGACCATGCAAAATGATCTTAAAAATAGTATTGAAAACAATGATTTTTATCTGGTTTATCAACCCGTTTACTCGTTATTGGAAAATAAAATTGTTGGCTTTGAAGCTCTTGTCCGCTGGGAGCATCCTGAAAAAGGCCTCATCATGCCCGGTGAGTTTATTCCTGTTTCTGAGGAAAGCAGAACCATAATTGAATTGGGGAAATGGATAATAAACAGGGCCTGCGAACAGACAAGTCAGCTCATATCTAATTATAAGAATGCTGAAGATATTGTAATATCGGTAAATGTTTCTGCAAAGCAGTTCACTGATCCCGATCTTCTTAAAATTGTATTAGCTGCATTGAATGCAAATAAACTTTCTTCAGCAAATATAAAAATAGATATCACTGAAACAGCTATAATGGAGCGGCATGACCTTGCCGTTGAAATTCTGGACAAACTTAATTCTGCCGGTGTCAAAGTTTCTATAGATGACTTTGGAACAGGATATTCTTCCATGAGCAACCTACAGTCCTTTCCTTTGGAACAATTGAAGATTGATTTGAGTTTTGTCAGTCAGATAGACCAATCCACTGAAAATATGGAAATTGTCAGAGCTATTGTAAATCTTGCCCATAATCTGGGACTAAATGTTGTGGCTGAAGGAATTGAAAATGAACAGCAGCAGAATATTTTAATGGGCCTTGGATGTGAATACGGGCAGGGGTATTATTATTCCAGACCTGTATCTTTTGATGCTGTTGAAAATTATTTCAGGACAGGAGTGTTGGAAGAAAAGTGA
- a CDS encoding 4Fe-4S dicluster domain-containing protein, producing MSVKRKGKSKVTIFPDWCKGCGICAAFCPSKVMELSEQGKAVVVREEECVHCGFCELHCPDFAIMVQPKEDKEEINPKLSTNKSLDNKEQSSSATESSSGTSSSQVKEDN from the coding sequence ATGAGTGTTAAACGAAAGGGGAAAAGTAAGGTCACTATTTTTCCGGACTGGTGTAAAGGGTGCGGAATTTGCGCAGCATTCTGTCCTTCTAAAGTCATGGAACTAAGTGAGCAGGGGAAGGCTGTAGTAGTCAGAGAAGAGGAGTGTGTGCATTGCGGATTCTGCGAACTGCACTGTCCTGATTTTGCCATAATGGTCCAGCCAAAGGAAGATAAGGAGGAGATTAATCCTAAATTATCCACAAATAAGTCTTTGGATAATAAGGAGCAGTCTTCATCTGCAACGGAATCATCTTCAGGTACCAGTTCGTCTCAGGTCAAGGAGGATAATTAG
- a CDS encoding 2-oxoacid:acceptor oxidoreductase subunit alpha: protein MPRTKRVKRKEIFALGNEAVAEGALLAGCSFYAGYPITPSSEIMEIMAQRLPSIKQGCFVQMEDEIGGLGAVIGASLAGRKAMTATSGPGISLMQEHIGYGCITETPLVIVNVMRGGPSTGLPTSPAQGDVQQARWGTHGDHSIIVLSASNVQECLNMTIEAFNLAEKYRTPVILLLDEITAHTREKIEIPNPDEYEVFNRIVPTMPPEWYKPYEETVRGVPPMPAIGSGYRFHVTGLTHDVNGFPTSRSDEVRELNERLFRKIDQFLHDVQIVEEISTEDVDVAVIAYGCVARSAELAVKQARDVGVKAGLLKLSTLFPYPRKATEKVMSRAKTIIVPEMNMGQISREVKRVNNGQVSVRTINKVDGQIITPAEIFKVITRV from the coding sequence ATGCCTAGAACAAAAAGAGTCAAACGCAAAGAAATTTTTGCTCTTGGGAATGAAGCCGTAGCGGAAGGGGCATTACTGGCCGGCTGTTCTTTTTATGCCGGGTATCCCATTACTCCTTCTTCAGAAATTATGGAAATTATGGCTCAGCGTCTTCCTTCGATAAAGCAAGGGTGTTTTGTCCAGATGGAAGATGAAATCGGCGGTCTGGGTGCGGTTATCGGAGCTTCACTTGCGGGTAGAAAAGCAATGACAGCCACTTCAGGGCCTGGAATATCTCTCATGCAGGAGCATATAGGCTATGGGTGTATAACGGAAACACCACTTGTAATCGTTAATGTTATGCGCGGAGGTCCCAGTACCGGCCTGCCCACCTCTCCGGCTCAGGGTGATGTCCAGCAGGCACGCTGGGGTACACATGGTGATCATTCAATTATAGTTCTTTCAGCTTCAAATGTTCAGGAGTGTCTGAACATGACAATTGAAGCTTTTAATCTGGCTGAAAAATACAGAACTCCTGTAATTCTGCTACTTGATGAAATAACCGCGCATACCCGTGAAAAAATAGAAATCCCCAATCCTGATGAATATGAAGTTTTTAATAGGATTGTGCCGACAATGCCTCCTGAATGGTACAAACCTTATGAAGAAACTGTGCGAGGCGTTCCGCCTATGCCGGCCATAGGTTCTGGATATCGCTTTCATGTCACCGGTCTTACCCATGATGTGAACGGCTTCCCTACTTCCCGCTCTGATGAAGTCAGAGAATTAAATGAAAGGTTGTTCCGTAAAATTGATCAATTTTTACATGATGTTCAGATTGTTGAAGAAATTTCCACAGAAGATGTCGACGTTGCCGTAATCGCTTACGGTTGTGTGGCTCGTTCGGCCGAACTTGCGGTAAAACAGGCCCGCGATGTGGGCGTTAAAGCCGGGCTGTTAAAATTATCTACTCTTTTCCCTTATCCCAGAAAGGCGACAGAAAAAGTAATGTCACGGGCCAAAACCATTATTGTTCCAGAAATGAATATGGGGCAGATATCCCGTGAAGTAAAAAGAGTGAATAACGGGCAGGTAAGTGTGAGGACCATTAATAAAGTCGATGGTCAGATAATTACTCCTGCCGAAATATTTAAAGTCATAACACGGGTGTAG
- a CDS encoding 2-oxoacid:ferredoxin oxidoreductase subunit beta has translation MNEIQGTQLIHKYLRHNKKFPHVFCPGCGHGIVLGSLVRSIDALGLAKDDVCIVAGIGCSGRLAVYVDFNTVHTTHGRALTFATGIKMARPEMNVIVVMGDGDSMAIGGNHLIHAARRNIGVTALILNNNIYGMTGGQCSPTTPSGSFSMTSPYGQMEQSFDCVELCRAAKANYVARGSVFHVNELDKMVTEAISNPGFGVVEIMTPCFTQFGRKNKYKSPVEMFNYLKKNVISQERYNDLSESDRDGKIPSGVFVKKSEPGIEEKYYAMARQVQEGI, from the coding sequence ATGAATGAAATTCAAGGAACTCAACTCATACATAAATATTTGAGGCACAATAAAAAGTTTCCTCACGTTTTTTGTCCCGGATGTGGGCATGGTATTGTACTGGGATCATTGGTCCGGAGTATTGATGCTTTGGGTCTTGCCAAAGATGACGTCTGTATCGTTGCCGGAATTGGTTGCTCAGGCAGGCTCGCTGTCTATGTTGATTTTAATACCGTTCATACAACACATGGCCGTGCTTTGACTTTTGCTACCGGGATTAAGATGGCAAGGCCGGAAATGAATGTGATAGTTGTTATGGGTGATGGCGACTCCATGGCCATCGGTGGGAACCATCTGATACATGCGGCAAGACGAAATATCGGTGTGACCGCTCTCATACTTAATAACAATATTTATGGGATGACAGGAGGGCAGTGTTCACCGACAACCCCTTCGGGTTCATTCTCAATGACAAGTCCTTATGGACAGATGGAGCAGAGCTTTGATTGCGTGGAATTATGCCGGGCAGCAAAGGCAAACTATGTTGCCAGAGGCTCTGTTTTTCACGTCAATGAGCTGGATAAGATGGTAACTGAAGCTATTTCCAATCCGGGTTTCGGGGTTGTTGAAATTATGACTCCGTGTTTCACTCAGTTCGGCCGTAAAAATAAGTATAAATCTCCCGTTGAAATGTTTAACTATCTTAAAAAGAATGTAATTTCTCAGGAACGCTATAATGATTTGAGTGAGAGTGATAGAGATGGAAAGATTCCGTCAGGTGTCTTCGTTAAAAAATCAGAGCCGGGCATTGAAGAGAAATATTATGCCATGGCCCGTCAGGTACAGGAGGGCATTTAA
- a CDS encoding 2-oxoacid:acceptor oxidoreductase family protein yields MKPQELDRFEVRLSGLGGQGILTLGKVMGSGLALGHGYNVTQTQSYGPEARGGASRSDLVVSSQQISYPKAESVDLLIALSQEACNMYYRNLKTGGLLVVESDLVKQPPVNMYLGLPFTALAKEKIGLVQTMNTIVLGAVTYLLPFAKQATMKNNLEKILPEKIRAINVKAFNLGFREAKKKFGDPETLWKKWVIQPDHSDDEDSI; encoded by the coding sequence ATGAAACCTCAGGAGCTTGACAGATTCGAAGTGCGATTATCAGGACTTGGCGGACAAGGTATTCTGACACTCGGAAAGGTTATGGGGTCAGGTCTTGCTTTAGGTCATGGCTATAACGTGACCCAGACACAGAGTTACGGCCCTGAAGCCAGAGGAGGAGCAAGCCGCTCTGATCTGGTAGTGAGTTCGCAACAGATTAGTTATCCTAAAGCTGAGTCTGTAGATCTGCTTATCGCCCTGAGTCAGGAAGCCTGCAATATGTATTACAGGAATCTTAAAACCGGTGGACTGCTGGTTGTTGAATCGGACCTTGTTAAACAGCCGCCGGTAAATATGTATCTTGGATTGCCTTTTACGGCTCTGGCTAAAGAAAAAATAGGTCTTGTGCAAACAATGAACACTATAGTTCTTGGTGCAGTGACATATCTTCTGCCCTTTGCAAAGCAGGCCACAATGAAAAATAATCTTGAAAAAATACTGCCTGAAAAAATCCGGGCTATAAATGTTAAAGCTTTCAACCTCGGTTTCAGGGAAGCGAAAAAGAAATTTGGTGATCCGGAAACTCTATGGAAAAAGTGGGTAATACAGCCTGATCATTCTGATGACGAGGATTCTATCTGA